One Dioscorea cayenensis subsp. rotundata cultivar TDr96_F1 chromosome 15, TDr96_F1_v2_PseudoChromosome.rev07_lg8_w22 25.fasta, whole genome shotgun sequence genomic region harbors:
- the LOC120278128 gene encoding TLC domain-containing protein 4-like isoform X1, protein MQVSKTSFMAMKSYTYQAELLLRDYLLADPCVIYTSVLCGIVMCKMAYDLTQLISSLYFKAYTSLTKVQRIEWSNRGMSTAHAVFITIMSSYLVFFSDLYSDRLDGFVTFRSSNLSIFALGVSAGYFICDLAMILWLYPSLGGMEYIIHHLLSLIAVSYAMLSGEGQLYTFMVLLSETTTPGINLRWFLDNAGMKRSKAYLINGIGMFAAWLVARILLFVYLFYHVYLHHDHIKKMQTFGYILVFIVPLVLGIMNTMWFAKILKGLRKTLAKRQ, encoded by the exons atgcaGGTTTCCAAGACTTCATTCATGGCAATGAAATCTTACACATACCAGGCAGAGCTACTACTTCGGGACTACTTGCTAGCAGATCCATGTGTTATATACACTTCTGTTCTTTGTGGAATAGTCATGTGTAAGATG GCATATGATCTTACACAGTTAATCAGCTCATTATATTTTAAAGCATACACTTCCCTCACAAAAGTTCAACGCATCGAGTGGAGCAACCG GGGAATGTCCACTGCTCATGCTGTTTTTATCACAATTATGTCATCATACCTAGTTTTTTTCTCGGACCTATATTCTGACCGCCTTGATGGATTTGTGACATTTCGAAGTTCAAATCTCTCTATTTTTGCATTGGGG GTTTCTGCTGGATACTTCATTTGCGACCTCGCAATGATACTGTGGCTATACCCTTCTCTTGGTGGAATGGAGTAT ATTATCCATCATTTGCTCTCTTTGATTGCGGTTTCATATGCCATGTTATCTGGAGAAGGCCAGCTATACACATTCATGGTTCTTCTCTCTGAGACAACCACTCCAGGCATTAATCTTCGATG GTTTTTGGATAACGCTGGTATGAAACGGTCAAAAGCTTATCTTATTAATGGTATCGGAATGTTTGCTGCATGGctg GTTGCAAGAATTCTTCTGTTCGTTTACTTGTTTTACCATGTATACTTGCACCATGATCAT ATCAAGAAAATGCAAACATTCGGTTACATCCTTGTTTTCATTGTACCGTTGGTGCTGGGCATCATGAACACAATGTGGTTCGCGAAGATTTTGAAAGGACTTAGGAAAACATTGGCTAAGAGACAATGA
- the LOC120278128 gene encoding TLC domain-containing protein 4-like isoform X2, translating into MAMKSYTYQAELLLRDYLLADPCVIYTSVLCGIVMCKMAYDLTQLISSLYFKAYTSLTKVQRIEWSNRGMSTAHAVFITIMSSYLVFFSDLYSDRLDGFVTFRSSNLSIFALGVSAGYFICDLAMILWLYPSLGGMEYIIHHLLSLIAVSYAMLSGEGQLYTFMVLLSETTTPGINLRWFLDNAGMKRSKAYLINGIGMFAAWLVARILLFVYLFYHVYLHHDHIKKMQTFGYILVFIVPLVLGIMNTMWFAKILKGLRKTLAKRQ; encoded by the exons ATGGCAATGAAATCTTACACATACCAGGCAGAGCTACTACTTCGGGACTACTTGCTAGCAGATCCATGTGTTATATACACTTCTGTTCTTTGTGGAATAGTCATGTGTAAGATG GCATATGATCTTACACAGTTAATCAGCTCATTATATTTTAAAGCATACACTTCCCTCACAAAAGTTCAACGCATCGAGTGGAGCAACCG GGGAATGTCCACTGCTCATGCTGTTTTTATCACAATTATGTCATCATACCTAGTTTTTTTCTCGGACCTATATTCTGACCGCCTTGATGGATTTGTGACATTTCGAAGTTCAAATCTCTCTATTTTTGCATTGGGG GTTTCTGCTGGATACTTCATTTGCGACCTCGCAATGATACTGTGGCTATACCCTTCTCTTGGTGGAATGGAGTAT ATTATCCATCATTTGCTCTCTTTGATTGCGGTTTCATATGCCATGTTATCTGGAGAAGGCCAGCTATACACATTCATGGTTCTTCTCTCTGAGACAACCACTCCAGGCATTAATCTTCGATG GTTTTTGGATAACGCTGGTATGAAACGGTCAAAAGCTTATCTTATTAATGGTATCGGAATGTTTGCTGCATGGctg GTTGCAAGAATTCTTCTGTTCGTTTACTTGTTTTACCATGTATACTTGCACCATGATCAT ATCAAGAAAATGCAAACATTCGGTTACATCCTTGTTTTCATTGTACCGTTGGTGCTGGGCATCATGAACACAATGTGGTTCGCGAAGATTTTGAAAGGACTTAGGAAAACATTGGCTAAGAGACAATGA